The genomic segment CTTTGATTAGGGTTGTCAGTATTATCAAGCTTAGTCTCTTGTGCTTGCTCTGACGGTATTTGCTCTTCTGCCGATAGGTTTTCATCAGATGATTGCTCATCTGCTTTCACTGGCCGTGATATTCGACTGCTATTTTGTACTGGCCCATCATTTTGCCCGGTCTTTTGCTCAGTCGATTGGGCTGACTCAGTAATGACTCGGCGCTCATCTTGGCTATTACTCGCATCAAACGCATCTTGACTAGGTAAGTCTTTCAGGCTCTTTAACGAAAAATAGTTTAAAAATCCTTTGGTTGTTGCGTATAAAGCTGGACGTCCAGGTACTTCTTTGTGCCCAACCACTTTAACCCAATCTCTTTCGATCAGAGTTTTCATGATGTTGCTACTCACTGCAACGCCTCGCACATCCTCAATTTCCCCACGGGTGATGGGTTGACGATAGGCCACCATAGACAAGGTTTCCAAAAGTGCTCTTGAATATCGTGGCGCTTGCTCTTGCCACAGTTTACTGAGCCAGGGGCCTAAGCTATCCATTGATTGAAAGCGATAACCGCTTGCTACTTCAACCAGTTGTACACCGCGAGATTGGTACTCAAGCTGCAATTCATCTATGGCCTGTTTTAATGCCTTTTTACTGACCTTAAGGCCACTTAAAACAGTATCTTGTAACTGCTCTTGGCTAACTGGCGCGTCAGATACAAACACCGCTGCTTCAACTAACTGCTTTAGCTGCACTGGGGATATTTTAGCCATTTATTGGGGCTCTCCGGCGTGCAATTTCACGTGTATATTCGCCATTGGCTCACTTTGCACCAACTCAACTAACTGCTCTTTGCATAACTCAAGTACAGCAAGAAATGTCACCACCACCCCTGCCCTGCCTTCACTGGCCTGAAACAAACAATCAAATCCGGTAAAGTCATGGCTGTTAAGTTTCTCTAAAATCAGTGCCATACGCTCCCGAGTGGATAATGCCTCAGGGGCAATCGAATGATGCTCAAAGGCACTTGCTCGTTGCAAAACATTTTGAAAACTCACCACCAAATCCTGCAAGTTCACTTTTGGCAGAATCTTGATAGGCGTAACAGATTCACTGGTTAGTGCTTGGGCACAAAATACATCTCGTTCTAAGCGCGGCACAGCATCCAGTTCTTGGGCGGCGCTTTTGATCAGTTCGTATTCTTGTAAACGCCTGACCAACTCCGCTCTTGGGTCGTCTTCGTCTTCTTCTGCATCTGGCCTTTTAGGCAGTAATAAGCGCGATTTAATCTCCGCTAAAATGGCTGCCATTAACAGGTATTCAGCCGCAAGCTCTAGCTTCAAATCTTTCATCATGTCAACGTACAACATGTATTGCTTGGTTATTTCATACACGGGCAAATTAACTAAGTCGAACTTTTGTTTGCGAATTAAGTACAACAGCAAATCCAGCGGACCTTCAAACGCATCTAGAATCAGCTCTAGTGCATCCGGCGGTATATATAAATCTTCAGGATGCTCTGTAAAGGCTTGACCATTGATAAACGCCAAGGGCAAAGGCTGTTGTACGCCTTGCCCTTGGTTTGTAGCCTCTTGCTGCTGAGCAGTTTGAAGCGCTTTATCAATATTCATCTGTGAGTCACAGCCTGATTAATTAAACGGGCTTGCGTCGCCGCTGCCCTGGCGAATAATGACAGGTTCACCTTCTGATAAATCAACCACTGTGGTGGGTTGCTCACCCAAGAAACCACCGTGAATGATCAGTCCCACCTGCTTTTCGAGTTTATCGCGAATTTCATCAGGATCAGATTCAGCCACTATCTCATTAGGTAAAATAAGCGTGGTGGACATCATCGGCTCCCCTAACTCTTCCAATAATGCTAAGGCAATGGCGTTGTCAGGAACACGGATACCTATGGTGCGTCGTTTCGGGTTCTGCAAGCGTTTTGGCACTTCTTTGGTGGCCTTTAAAATAAAGGTGTAAGGGCCTGGAGTGTTATTCTTAATCATCCGAAAGGCAGCATTATCCACCCGTGCATATTCAGACAACTCAGACATATCACGGCACATCAGCGTGAAATTGTGATCTTTACCGATTTGACGAATACGACAAATTTGCTCTAGGGCGTTTTTGTCGTCCATATGGCAGCCAATGGAATAACCAGAATCTGTTGGGTAAACCACCACTTCGCCGCTATGAATTAACTCACACGCTTGCTTAATCAAACGCGCTTGAGGGTTATCGGGGTGAATATAAAAAAATTGGCTCATAATCGTTACTTCCCAGTAAGTTACACGCGTAATTACGCGTTAGATGTTGCGTTAACTGACGGGTCGATGAATGACCAGTCATGCCAAATAGGGGTTAAATGTTCTGGCACCCCCAAATTTTTACCTAATTCAGTCCAACGACTCACAAAATGAAAATCGGAACCAGCTGATGCTTGTAAGTTATGCTCTGTGGCTAATTCAATAATCAACTTTCGTTTTTCAGGGTTAATACGTGCGTGGGTGGTTTCTATCCCATCGCCCCCCGCAACCTTGAATTCACTTACTAATCTACGCAGCCATTTGGCCGTCATATCATAATGACCTGGGTGGGCGATAACCGCTTTGCCCCCAGCGTCGTGGATCCACTCAATGGCCTCTTCAATTGAGATCCATCGTGGCTTAACATGGGCGCGTTTGCCCTTGCCTAGATATTTTTTAAAGGCACTATCGAAGTCACGCACTTCTTTGCGCTCAACCAACACACGAGCAAAGTGCGCACGAGTTAGCTGCCCTTCCCCTGCTAATAACTTTGCATCGTCTAGCACATTTTCAACCCCAGCTTTTGCGAGCTTATCTGACATTTTCTGAGCTCGCTCGTCTCGCTCTTGTTTTTGCGCCACTAAGCGTTGACGAAATACTCTGTCGTCTTTGTCTAGGTTGAGCCCTAATATATGAATGTCGAAGTTATGCCAAGAAGTAGAAAGCTCTATGCCGTTAACAATGTGCATCATGCGCTTTTGTTTGGCTTGATGGGCCCTAGCCTCATCTAAGGCTTGCACTGTGTCGTGGTCAGTAATAGCCAATACGTCTACTTGCATATTGTTCGCGCGGTCCACCAGCTCAACAGGAGAAAGTTGACCGTCAGAATAGTAGGTATGGCAGTGCAAATCGATTTTCATCAAACCCTAAATAAACCCTTTTAACGTGTACCCGAAAGATACATTTACAAAATTGACTGTTGACAGAGAAGCAAAATTGTTTTCTTCTATACACCTCAAGTGTGTATTATACGCATTTGGTGATGAATAGCAGACAAAACCTGAAAAAAGACCATGTTTGTTATCAAACGATAGATTATCGCACGCCCGACAATGATTTGCGCGTGCACAAAACGAGATTTTATACTAATGAATACAGCATTACGCGTTTCAACTAAACTAATTTGGTGGTGGCACATCCCTAACTAGCGGGCTGTGAGCGTATGTATTTGTGCGATTAAACAAGAAAAGCCCGTATAATACGGGCTTTTTTTATGCCCGATTGAAAATTACGACCCGATTAATGCCCAATAAAGACAACACCTGTAACAGGTTATAAACAAGGTTATCGAGAAAAATCATGAGCTTAGCGCAACTAACAGAACAAGCCGGAAAAGTAGAAACGCTACTTCTCAGTGCTGATTATGTGGCGGATCCACTTCAAGCGTATCAATATTTATGTCAGGGCCAGCCCCACAATTTGCTGCTTGAGTCAGCGGAAATTGACAGTAAAGACAATTTAAAAAGCTTAATATTGGTCGATGCAGCGATAAAAATGCAATGCGATGGCAATGTCGTGACCTGCCAAGCATTAACCGATAACGGTGCCGCTGTTTTACCTTTGTTTATCCAGTACTGCCCACAAGGTGTCGAGCACGCTTTTGATGTAGCCGCACGCACAGTAACCTTAACGTTTACCTTTAGCGACAGCGAATTAGACGAAGATAGCCGATTGAAAGCGCCTGCGGTATTTGATGCACTGCGCCTACTAATCAACCAAGTTGTGGCTATTCGACCACATCCTGAAGCGCTGTTTTTAGGTGGCGCATTTGCATATGACTTGCTTGCGACCTTTGAGCAATTACCTCATGTGAGGGACAGTGAAAATACCTGCCCTGACTTTGTTTTCTATTTGGCCGAAACTTTATTGCTAATTGACCATCAGGCGAAAAAAACCGAATTAATTGGTAGCGTATTTAGCGGCAAAAATGTTGGTAATAACTATTTCGCCATCAGCCAGCGTTTAGAGCAAATTAAACACAAGCTGGGCAAAGACATGCCCGTGCCAGAGCTTGATTCACCTAGTGTTACCCCAGATGAATTGAAAATCAGCAAATCGGATGCTGAATTCATTCAAGATGTAGAAAACCTCAAACAACATATTTTAGCCGGTGATATATTCCAAGTCGTGCCCTCTCGTACTTTTAGTTTACCTTGTCCTGATCCACACAAAGCCTACAAGGCGTTAAAAGTGCAAAACCCGAGTCCCTATATGTTTTTCATGCAAGATATTGATTTTTGCATGTTTGGTGCCTCTCCTGAATCAGCGCTTAAGTACTTAAAAGATACCAACCAAGTTGAGATTTACCCTATCGCTGGCACGCGTCCTCGGGGTAAACATGCTGATGGCTCAATTAATTTGGATCTAGACAGCCGCATCGAACTGAATTTACGCGAAGATGAAAAAGAAAAGTCAGAACATTTAATGTTGGTCGATTTAGCCCGCAACGATGTGGCGAAAGTATCAAAACCAGGTACAAGGCACTTAAAAGACTTGCTAAAAGTAGACCGCTATTCTCATGTAATGCACCTTGTTTCCAAAGTAGTTGGCCAATTACGCGACGATTTAGATGCTCTGCATGCCTATCAAGCCTGTATGAACATGGGCACCTTAGTGGGTGCGCCTAAAGTCAGTGCTGCCAGCCTTATTCGCGAAGTCGAGAAGCAACGCAGGGGCAGCTACGGAGGCGCGGTGGGTTACGTTAACGGCCATGGTGACATGGATACCTGCATCGTTATCCGCTCCGCGTTTATCAAAAATAACACTGCTCATATCCAGGCGGGTGCAGGCGTGGTATTTGATTCAGACCCGCAATCTGAAGCAGATGAAACCCGAGGTAAAGCACAAGCGGTTATTCGCGCAATACTTACCTCTCACGAGGGGCGAAGCGCTATCTCACCTAACCTTACTCAAACAGCGAAGGAGGCAAAATAATGACGTTACCTAAGGTGTCTTCTTCAGCCAATACGACCCACGTTTTCTTGGTCGATAATTTTGATTCATTTACCTATAACCTAGTAGATGAACTGCGCACCATGGGCATGGCATTAACGGTTTATCGTAATTGTGTGTCACCTCACGCTATTTTCGAAAAAATGCAACAGCAAGCCAAGCTTAGCCAAGTGATTCTGCTTTTATCACCTGGGCCAGGAGCGCCAGCTGACGCAGGTTGTATGCCTACGCTTATCAACCTGGTAAAGGGTGTATTTCCAGTACTCGGCATTTGCTTGGGTCATCAAGCTATTGTGGACTCCTACGGCGGTAACATTATACGCGCTGATGTGGTCATGCACGGTAAATCATCTTTAATCAGCCACAATGGTGATAAAATGTTTGCCAACTTACCACAGCCTTTGCCGGTTGCTCGCTATCATTCTCTGATGGCCAGCAACATGCCAGCCGAATTGACAGTATTAGCTCAATTTGAAGCAGTGCCTATGGCAGTTTGCCACGAGCAAGATAGAATGCTGGGCTTTCAGTTTCACCCCGAATCTATTTTAACCGCCTTTGGCAGTCAGTTATTGATGCAAAGCATTGATTATTTAACCCAAGACCAAGTGAACGATTAGAGGACAAACATGCTATTTCCATTACTTGAAACGCTTTATCAAGGTAAAGCCCTTAGCCAAAACGAAGCCACGGATGTGTTTAATCAAATCGTAACAGGCCAGGTAGATAACATAGTGTTGTCCTCGTTGTTAACTGCGTTGAAGATCAAGGGTGAAACACCAGAAGAAATAGCCGGTGCAGCCCAAGCGATGATCCAAAATGCCAGTGCTATCAAGCGCCCAGAATATGATTTTGCTGACATAGTGGGTACCGGTGGTGATGGTCACAACACCATCAACATTTCATCTGCGGCCGCTATCGTTGCAGCCAGCTGTGGCGTTAAAGTCGCTAAACATGGTAATCGAAGTGTTTCGAGTAAATCTGGTTCAGCGGATTTATTTAATGCCTTTGGTATGAAGCTAGATATGTCACCAGCAGTGGCCCGTGAATGTTTAGACAAATCAAATTTATGCTTCCTATTTGCCCCTGTTTATCATGCAGGGATCAAGCATGCTATGCCGGTTCGTACCACCTTAAAAACCCGCACTATTTTTAATCTACTGGGGCCTTTGGTTAATCCAATGCAACCTAGCCATATGATGATAGGCGTATATGCACCTGAACTTGTTATGCCCTTCGCACGTACATTGCAGCTACTAGGCTACAAAAAAGCACTCGTGGTACATGGCAGTGGTCTAGACGAACTGGCGGTTCATGGACCCTCTATGGTGGTCGAGATTAACGGTGACACGCTGAACGAATACTCACTGTCGCCCAGTGATTTTGGCCTTGAAGAATATCCTTTAGCCGCCATAGAAGGTGGGGTACCGGATGAAAACAAACAATTAATTCAAGATGTGCTAACCGGTGAAGGTCAAAAAGCCCATGAAGCAGCGGTCGCCATGAATGCAGGTGCTTTGATCAAATTATGTGGACACGCGGACACCTATCAGCAAGGGGCTAAGTTGGCGCTCGATGCGATGCAAGCAAAGCGCCCATTGCAGGTAATTGAAGCCTCATCTGAAGTTAGCCGCAGCCACGACATCATTTAAAGGAAGCCTAAATGGCCAATGTATTAGAAAAAATTGTTGCCGATAAGCGTCAAGAAATAGCCCAGCGTAAAGTGGATTTCCCTTTAGCGCACTTTAAAGATGGTCTGACGCCTTCAACGCGTAGCTTTTTTGATGCGCTCAATCAGCCCAATGCCGGCTATATTTTAGAGTGTAAGAAGGCGTCGCCTTCAAAAGGTTTGATCAGAGACGATTTCAATTTAGATGAGATCATTGAAGCCTACTTACCTTACGCTGCGTGCATCTCGGTGTTGACTGATGAAAAGTACTTTCAAGGCAAGTTCGAATATTTAGAATATGTTAGAGAACATGTTACCCAGCCTGTGATCAACAAAGACTTTTTCGTTGATCCCTACCAAGTTTACTTGGCTCGTCATCACAACGCTGATGCCATCTTATTGATGTTATCAGTGCTTAATGACGAAGAGTATCGCGAATTAGCCGATATCGCCCACAGCCTTGACCTTGATGTATTAACGGAAGTGAGCAACGAAGAAGAGGCCCACCGCGCGGTTGCGCTTAAGGCCAATATTATCGGTATCAACAACCGCAATTTACGAGATTTGAGTACTGATTTAGCCACCACTGAACACTTGGTCCCATTAATTAATCAAGCGTCTCACGAACACGTGATTATTTCAGAGTCCGGTATTTATACTCATCAAGATGTACGCCGCTTGTCCCCCATCGTTGATGGATTTCTTGTGGGTAGTGCACTAATGGCTGAGGATAATGTAGCCCAAGCCGTGAAGCGTTTAGTGTACGGGACCGTGAAAGTGTGCGGCATGACCCGCGCTAAAGACGCCACAGACGTAGCGACTATGGGTGCCAGTTACGCAGGGCTTATATTCGCCGAAAAGTCAAAACGTTACTTATCACTTGATGACGCAAAAGACATAGTAGCGGCTGTACCATTTAACTATGTAGGCGTATTCGTTGACGCCAATATTGCATTTGTCGTTGAATATGCCACCACCCTTGGTTTAGTCGCCGTGCAATTACATGGAAACGAATCACAGGCCTATATTACTGAATTGCGCGCAGCTCTGAACGATGCAAATTTACTTAGTTGTCAAATATGGTTAGCCAAGGGGATCACTGATACCCTACCCGCCCTTGATGAAGATAGCGTTGACCGTTTCGTTCTGGATTGCAAAGTAGGCGATCAAAGTGGCGGTACTGGTCAAGCGTTCGATTGGCAACTGTTCGCACAGGCTGATCTAAGTGCCCTAACCCGCAGCAAAATCATTCTGGCCGGTGGCATCAACGTAGACAATGCACAGCAAGCCGCTGCCCTTGGCCTAGGTGGAATTGATGTAAACTCAGGCGTTGAAGACGCCCCAGGCAAAAAATCTGAGCAAAAGCTGCAGCGCGTGTTTGAAAAGTTACGCGCGTATTAGTCTTAGGCTCTATGAGCCGCTCACAAGTTAACGTATTAAAAAACGAGAAACGATTATGAACCATTTAGAGAGCAAATTCGGACAGTTTGGAGGCATGTATGTGCCAGAACTGCTTATTCCCGCGCTTGATCAACTAGAACAAGCATTCATTGACGCGCAAAACGATCCTGAATTTCAAAAAGAATTCATTGAATTACTCACCGACTACGCAGGGCGCCCAACAGCCATGACCTTGTCGCGTAATCTGGTATCAAACCCCAACGTCAAACTTTACTTAAAACGCGAAGACTTACTTCATGGCGGCGCGCACAAAACCAATCAAGTATTGGGTCAAGCACTACTGACTAAGCGTATGGGTAAAACCGAAGTTATCGCTGAAACAGGCGCTGGGCAACACGGCGTTGCCACGGCACTGGCCTGCGCACTGTTAGGCCTAAAAGCACGTATATATATGGGAGCGAAAGACGTCGAACGTCAAGCACCGAATGTATTTAGAATGCGTTTAATGGGCGCAGAAGTCATTCCCGTGAATGCGGGCTCAGGCACCCTAAAAGATGCCGTTAATGAAGCCATGCGTGACTGGTCAGCGACATACGACAAAGCCCATTATCTGCTTGGCACTGCAGCTGGGCCTCACCCATTCCCGACGATTGTGCGCGAATTCCACCGCATGATAGGTGAAGAAACCCGTGCACAAATTATGGCTAAAGAAGGCCGCTTGCCTGATGCGGTAGTCGCCTGCGTGGGTGGCGGTTCAAATGCGATTGGTATGTTTGCAGATTTTATTGATGAACCAAGCGTACAGCTAATTGGTGTTGAACCTGCTGGTAAAGGCCTGCACACCGCCGAGCATGGCGCTGCAATTGGTAAAGGTACGACCGGAATTTTACACGGTGCGTATAGCTACATAATGCAAGATGAAGACGGTCAAATTGAAGAGTCTTACTCGGTCTCCGCTGGGCTTGACTATCCTGCTGTTGGCCCCCAGCACGCCCATTTAAGCGATATTGGCCGTGCTACTTATACCGCAGTTACGGATGATGAAGCCCTGTATGCGTTTCAATTGCTATCACGCAAAGAAGGCATCATTCCCGCACTTGAATCATCCCATGCCCTAGCTCACGCCTTAAATATGGCAGATGAAGCCGAAGACGGGACAATCATCGTAGTCAATTTATCCGGTCGTGGTGACAAAGATTTAGCCCACGTACACAGCATTTTGGGAGGCAAAACCAATGAGTAATCAATTGAACAGCGACCGCTACGGAGATATGTTCACGCGCTTAGACGCAGCCAATGAAGGGGCGTTTGTACCTTTCGTCATGCTTGGCGATCCTGATATTGCCACCTCATTAGAGATTCTAAAAGCGTTAGCTGAAGGCGGTGCAGACGCACTAGAACTAGGCATTCCTTATTCTGACCCTATTGCTGATGGCCCCACTATCCAGCAAGCAAGTATCCGCGCCCTAAGTCACAAAATACACCCAAGAGATTGTTTTGAGGTGATACGTCAGTTCCGTGAGATCTACCCTGATACGCCAATCGGTTTATTACTTTACAGTAACTTGGTTATTAAACCGGGACTTGAAAAGTTTTATAATGATGCGGCGAATGTGGGCGTTGACTCTATTCTCATTGCTGATGTACCGCTTCGCGAAGCAGACCGTTTTATTGATATCGCCACACAAACAGGCGTTAAACAAATACTGATCGCTCCACCAAATGCCAGTGATAAAACCTTGGCTGAAATTGGTAAAAAATCACAAGGCTATACTTACCTACTTGGCCGAGCTGGCGTAACCGGAGCAGAAACAGCTGCAACCATCCCTGCTAGCGAACTGA from the Paraglaciecola mesophila genome contains:
- the trpCF gene encoding bifunctional indole-3-glycerol-phosphate synthase TrpC/phosphoribosylanthranilate isomerase TrpF gives rise to the protein MANVLEKIVADKRQEIAQRKVDFPLAHFKDGLTPSTRSFFDALNQPNAGYILECKKASPSKGLIRDDFNLDEIIEAYLPYAACISVLTDEKYFQGKFEYLEYVREHVTQPVINKDFFVDPYQVYLARHHNADAILLMLSVLNDEEYRELADIAHSLDLDVLTEVSNEEEAHRAVALKANIIGINNRNLRDLSTDLATTEHLVPLINQASHEHVIISESGIYTHQDVRRLSPIVDGFLVGSALMAEDNVAQAVKRLVYGTVKVCGMTRAKDATDVATMGASYAGLIFAEKSKRYLSLDDAKDIVAAVPFNYVGVFVDANIAFVVEYATTLGLVAVQLHGNESQAYITELRAALNDANLLSCQIWLAKGITDTLPALDEDSVDRFVLDCKVGDQSGGTGQAFDWQLFAQADLSALTRSKIILAGGINVDNAQQAAALGLGGIDVNSGVEDAPGKKSEQKLQRVFEKLRAY
- a CDS encoding L-threonylcarbamoyladenylate synthase, with amino-acid sequence MSQFFYIHPDNPQARLIKQACELIHSGEVVVYPTDSGYSIGCHMDDKNALEQICRIRQIGKDHNFTLMCRDMSELSEYARVDNAAFRMIKNNTPGPYTFILKATKEVPKRLQNPKRRTIGIRVPDNAIALALLEELGEPMMSTTLILPNEIVAESDPDEIRDKLEKQVGLIIHGGFLGEQPTTVVDLSEGEPVIIRQGSGDASPFN
- a CDS encoding anthranilate synthase component 1 is translated as MSLAQLTEQAGKVETLLLSADYVADPLQAYQYLCQGQPHNLLLESAEIDSKDNLKSLILVDAAIKMQCDGNVVTCQALTDNGAAVLPLFIQYCPQGVEHAFDVAARTVTLTFTFSDSELDEDSRLKAPAVFDALRLLINQVVAIRPHPEALFLGGAFAYDLLATFEQLPHVRDSENTCPDFVFYLAETLLLIDHQAKKTELIGSVFSGKNVGNNYFAISQRLEQIKHKLGKDMPVPELDSPSVTPDELKISKSDAEFIQDVENLKQHILAGDIFQVVPSRTFSLPCPDPHKAYKALKVQNPSPYMFFMQDIDFCMFGASPESALKYLKDTNQVEIYPIAGTRPRGKHADGSINLDLDSRIELNLREDEKEKSEHLMLVDLARNDVAKVSKPGTRHLKDLLKVDRYSHVMHLVSKVVGQLRDDLDALHAYQACMNMGTLVGAPKVSAASLIREVEKQRRGSYGGAVGYVNGHGDMDTCIVIRSAFIKNNTAHIQAGAGVVFDSDPQSEADETRGKAQAVIRAILTSHEGRSAISPNLTQTAKEAK
- the trpD gene encoding anthranilate phosphoribosyltransferase — encoded protein: MLFPLLETLYQGKALSQNEATDVFNQIVTGQVDNIVLSSLLTALKIKGETPEEIAGAAQAMIQNASAIKRPEYDFADIVGTGGDGHNTINISSAAAIVAASCGVKVAKHGNRSVSSKSGSADLFNAFGMKLDMSPAVARECLDKSNLCFLFAPVYHAGIKHAMPVRTTLKTRTIFNLLGPLVNPMQPSHMMIGVYAPELVMPFARTLQLLGYKKALVVHGSGLDELAVHGPSMVVEINGDTLNEYSLSPSDFGLEEYPLAAIEGGVPDENKQLIQDVLTGEGQKAHEAAVAMNAGALIKLCGHADTYQQGAKLALDAMQAKRPLQVIEASSEVSRSHDII
- a CDS encoding segregation and condensation protein A, whose translation is MNIDKALQTAQQQEATNQGQGVQQPLPLAFINGQAFTEHPEDLYIPPDALELILDAFEGPLDLLLYLIRKQKFDLVNLPVYEITKQYMLYVDMMKDLKLELAAEYLLMAAILAEIKSRLLLPKRPDAEEDEDDPRAELVRRLQEYELIKSAAQELDAVPRLERDVFCAQALTSESVTPIKILPKVNLQDLVVSFQNVLQRASAFEHHSIAPEALSTRERMALILEKLNSHDFTGFDCLFQASEGRAGVVVTFLAVLELCKEQLVELVQSEPMANIHVKLHAGEPQ
- a CDS encoding aminodeoxychorismate/anthranilate synthase component II, with translation MTLPKVSSSANTTHVFLVDNFDSFTYNLVDELRTMGMALTVYRNCVSPHAIFEKMQQQAKLSQVILLLSPGPGAPADAGCMPTLINLVKGVFPVLGICLGHQAIVDSYGGNIIRADVVMHGKSSLISHNGDKMFANLPQPLPVARYHSLMASNMPAELTVLAQFEAVPMAVCHEQDRMLGFQFHPESILTAFGSQLLMQSIDYLTQDQVND
- the scpB gene encoding SMC-Scp complex subunit ScpB; this encodes MAKISPVQLKQLVEAAVFVSDAPVSQEQLQDTVLSGLKVSKKALKQAIDELQLEYQSRGVQLVEVASGYRFQSMDSLGPWLSKLWQEQAPRYSRALLETLSMVAYRQPITRGEIEDVRGVAVSSNIMKTLIERDWVKVVGHKEVPGRPALYATTKGFLNYFSLKSLKDLPSQDAFDASNSQDERRVITESAQSTEQKTGQNDGPVQNSSRISRPVKADEQSSDENLSAEEQIPSEQAQETKLDNTDNPNQREQLH
- the trpA gene encoding tryptophan synthase subunit alpha, giving the protein MSNQLNSDRYGDMFTRLDAANEGAFVPFVMLGDPDIATSLEILKALAEGGADALELGIPYSDPIADGPTIQQASIRALSHKIHPRDCFEVIRQFREIYPDTPIGLLLYSNLVIKPGLEKFYNDAANVGVDSILIADVPLREADRFIDIATQTGVKQILIAPPNASDKTLAEIGKKSQGYTYLLGRAGVTGAETAATIPASELIAKLTQYKVAPPLLGFGISKPEQVKEAISAGAAGAISGSATVNIIAENLSQPEVMLSKLRDFVSAMKQATKK
- a CDS encoding PHP domain-containing protein, which codes for MKIDLHCHTYYSDGQLSPVELVDRANNMQVDVLAITDHDTVQALDEARAHQAKQKRMMHIVNGIELSTSWHNFDIHILGLNLDKDDRVFRQRLVAQKQERDERAQKMSDKLAKAGVENVLDDAKLLAGEGQLTRAHFARVLVERKEVRDFDSAFKKYLGKGKRAHVKPRWISIEEAIEWIHDAGGKAVIAHPGHYDMTAKWLRRLVSEFKVAGGDGIETTHARINPEKRKLIIELATEHNLQASAGSDFHFVSRWTELGKNLGVPEHLTPIWHDWSFIDPSVNATSNA
- the trpB gene encoding tryptophan synthase subunit beta, producing MNHLESKFGQFGGMYVPELLIPALDQLEQAFIDAQNDPEFQKEFIELLTDYAGRPTAMTLSRNLVSNPNVKLYLKREDLLHGGAHKTNQVLGQALLTKRMGKTEVIAETGAGQHGVATALACALLGLKARIYMGAKDVERQAPNVFRMRLMGAEVIPVNAGSGTLKDAVNEAMRDWSATYDKAHYLLGTAAGPHPFPTIVREFHRMIGEETRAQIMAKEGRLPDAVVACVGGGSNAIGMFADFIDEPSVQLIGVEPAGKGLHTAEHGAAIGKGTTGILHGAYSYIMQDEDGQIEESYSVSAGLDYPAVGPQHAHLSDIGRATYTAVTDDEALYAFQLLSRKEGIIPALESSHALAHALNMADEAEDGTIIVVNLSGRGDKDLAHVHSILGGKTNE